A region from the Fundulus heteroclitus isolate FHET01 chromosome 22, MU-UCD_Fhet_4.1, whole genome shotgun sequence genome encodes:
- the ciao2b gene encoding cytosolic iron-sulfur assembly component 2B, whose translation MSGGLQLENANPVIFQRSGERLLTSSEEDGDVHDPIDDREIFDLIRSINDPEHPLSLEELNVVEQVRVQVNDTESTVSIEFTPTIPHCSMATLIGLSIKVKLLRSLPDRFKIDVHITPGTHASEEAVNKQLADKERVAAALENSSLLEVVNQCLSSRTI comes from the exons ATGTCCGGAGGGCTCCAGCTGGAGAATGCCAACCCGGTGATCTTCCAGCGCTCCGGGGAGAGGCTGCTGACGTCCTCCGAGGAGGACGGAGACGTTCACGACCCCATCGACGACAGGGAAATATTcg ATCTGATCCGGTCCATCAATGATCCGGAGCACCCGCTGTCTCTGGAGGAGCTCAACGTGGTGGAGCAGGTTCGAGTTCAG GTCAACGACACAGAGAGCACTGTGAGCATCGAGTTCACTCCCACCATACCCCACTGCAGCATGGCGACGCTCATTGGCCTGTCCATCAAAGTCAAGCTTCTGCGCTCCTTGCCAGACAGGTTCAAA atcgATGTTCACATCACTCCTGGAACTCATGCCTCAGAGGAAGCAG tgaacaagcaGCTGGCGGACAAGGAGAGAGTGGCTGCAGCTTTGGAGAACTCGTCCCTGTTGGAGGTGGTCAACCAGTGCTTGTCCAGCAGGACCATCTAA